One genomic segment of Pseudomonas sp. RU47 includes these proteins:
- the emhC gene encoding efflux RND transporter outer membrane subunit EmhC produces MSKSLLSIAVAAFVLSGCSLIPDYQQPEAPVAGQFPQGPAYSPAQAPAQAAAEQGWKQFFHDPALQQLIQVSLENNRDLRVAALNIDAYAAQYRIQRADLFPAVSANASGSRQRVPARASQTGEAGITSSYSATVGISAYELDLFGRVRSLSEQALQQYFATEEARRSTQISLVASVANAYLTWQADKELLKLTQDTLGAFEESYKLTSRSNEVGVASALDLAQSRTSVENARAQLARYTRQVAQDENSLTLLLGTGIPANLQAAKPLSDDLLSDVPAGLPSDLLQRRPDILQAEYNLKAANANIGAARAAFFPSISLTANAGSLSPDLSGLFKGGSGTWLFQPQINLPIFNAGSLRASLDYAKIQKDIGVANYEKSIQTAFQEVADGLAARQTYTEQLQAQRDFVQANQDYYRLAERRYRIGVDSNLTFLDAQRQLFSAQQALITDRLAQLTSAVNLYKALGGGWNAQTAQNEPLKEEAPKMKLF; encoded by the coding sequence ATGAGCAAGTCGCTACTCTCCATCGCAGTCGCCGCCTTCGTGCTGAGCGGTTGCTCGCTGATACCTGACTATCAGCAGCCTGAGGCTCCGGTCGCAGGTCAGTTCCCGCAGGGGCCGGCGTATTCGCCGGCCCAGGCTCCGGCGCAGGCCGCTGCCGAGCAGGGCTGGAAACAGTTTTTTCATGACCCGGCGCTGCAACAGCTGATTCAGGTTTCGCTGGAAAACAACCGTGACCTGCGTGTCGCGGCACTGAACATCGACGCTTATGCGGCTCAATACCGCATCCAGCGTGCCGACCTGTTCCCGGCGGTTTCGGCCAATGCCAGCGGCAGCCGTCAGCGAGTTCCGGCTCGTGCATCGCAGACCGGTGAAGCGGGCATCACCAGTTCCTACTCGGCCACCGTCGGCATCAGCGCCTACGAACTCGACCTGTTCGGTCGGGTTCGCAGCCTGAGCGAACAAGCGTTGCAACAGTACTTCGCCACTGAAGAAGCACGGCGCAGCACCCAGATCAGTCTGGTCGCCAGCGTCGCCAACGCTTACCTGACCTGGCAAGCGGACAAGGAACTGCTCAAGCTGACCCAGGACACCCTCGGTGCCTTCGAAGAAAGCTACAAGCTGACCAGCCGCAGCAACGAAGTCGGTGTGGCTTCGGCGCTGGATCTGGCGCAGTCGCGCACCTCGGTCGAGAACGCCCGGGCACAACTGGCGCGTTACACCCGCCAGGTGGCACAGGACGAAAACAGCCTGACGCTGCTGCTCGGCACCGGTATCCCGGCCAATCTGCAAGCGGCCAAGCCGCTGTCGGATGACCTGCTCAGCGACGTACCGGCCGGTCTGCCTTCGGACCTGCTGCAACGTCGTCCGGATATCCTGCAAGCGGAATACAACCTGAAAGCGGCCAACGCCAACATCGGCGCGGCCCGTGCAGCGTTCTTCCCGAGCATCAGCCTGACCGCCAACGCGGGCAGCCTGAGCCCGGATCTGTCCGGCCTGTTCAAGGGTGGTTCGGGAACGTGGCTGTTCCAGCCGCAGATCAACCTGCCGATCTTCAACGCCGGCAGCCTGCGCGCCAGCCTCGACTACGCCAAGATCCAGAAGGACATCGGCGTGGCGAACTACGAGAAGTCCATTCAAACGGCCTTCCAGGAAGTCGCCGACGGCCTGGCCGCCCGCCAGACCTACACCGAACAGCTGCAAGCGCAGCGTGACTTCGTTCAGGCCAACCAGGATTACTACCGTCTGGCCGAACGTCGCTACCGCATCGGCGTCGACAGCAACCTGACCTTCCTCGATGCCCAGCGTCAGCTGTTCAGCGCGCAACAAGCGCTGATCACCGACCGCCTCGCGCAGCTGACCAGTGCGGTCAACCTGTACAAGGCCCTGGGCGGTGGCTGGAATGCGCAGACCGCGCAGAACGAACCGCTGAAAGAAGAAGCACCGAAGATGAAGTTGTTCTGA
- the emhB gene encoding efflux RND transporter permease subunit EmhB, producing MSKFFIDRPIFAWVIALVIMLVGALSILKLPINQYPSIAPPAIAISVTYPGASAQTVQDTVVQVIEQQLNGIDNLRYVSSESNSDGSMTITATFEQGTNSDTAQVQVQNKLNLATPLLPQEVQQQGIRVTKAVKNFLLVIGVVSRDGSMTKDDLSNYIVSNMQDPISRTAGVGDFQVFGAQYAMRIWLDPAKLNKYNLTPSDVSSAISAQNVQVSSGQLGGLPALPGQQLNATIIGKTRLQTAEQFKAILLKVNQDGSQVRVGDVADVGLGGENSTISAQFNGKPSSGLAVKLANGANALDTAKALRKTIDELKPFFPQGMEVVFPYDTTPVVTESIKGVVETLVEAIVLVFLVMFLFLQNFRATVITTMTVPVVLLGTFGILAAFGFSINTLTMFGMVLAIGLLVDDAIVVVENVERVMSEEGLSPKEATKKSMGQIQGALVGIALVLSAVLLPMAFFSGSTGVIYKQFSITIVSAMALSVLVALIFTPALCATMLKAIPKGEHGTPKKGFFGWFNRNFDRGVQSYERGVGNMLSRKAPYLLAYLLIVVGMIWLFTRIPTAFLPEEDQGVLFAQVQTPAGSSAERTQVVIDEMRSYLLEKESGAVSSVFTVNGFNFAGRGQSSGLAFIMLKPWDERDASNSVFALAQRAQQHFFSFRDAMVFAFAPPAVLELGNATGFDVFLQDRAGIGHEKLMEARNQFLGLAAQSKVLYQVRPNGLNDEPQYHLEIDDQKAQALGVSIADINSTLSISFGSSYVNDFIDRGRVKKVYVQGQAGARMSPEDLKKWYVRNSAGTMVPFSAFAKGEWIYGSPKLARYNGVEAMEILGSPAPGYSTGDAMAEVEAIAKKLPAGVGISWTGLSYEERLSGSQAPALYALSLLMVFLCLAALYESWSIPIAVMLVVPLGIIGALLATSLRGLSNDVYFQVGLLTTIGLAAKNAILIVEFAKELHEQGRSLRDAAIEACRMRLRPIIMTSLAFVLGVVPLAISTGAGSGSQHAIGTGVIGGMLTATILAIFWVPLFFVTVSSLGQRKIADEDEATETPKEAGQ from the coding sequence ATGTCAAAATTCTTCATCGACCGTCCGATTTTCGCCTGGGTAATTGCCCTGGTGATCATGCTGGTCGGGGCACTTTCGATCCTGAAATTGCCGATCAACCAGTACCCGAGCATTGCGCCGCCGGCCATTGCGATCTCCGTGACCTACCCGGGCGCTTCGGCGCAAACCGTGCAGGACACCGTGGTCCAGGTGATCGAGCAGCAGCTCAACGGTATCGACAACCTGCGTTATGTGTCCTCGGAAAGTAACTCCGACGGCAGCATGACCATCACCGCGACCTTCGAGCAAGGCACCAACTCCGACACCGCGCAGGTGCAGGTTCAGAACAAGCTGAACCTCGCTACCCCGCTGTTGCCGCAGGAAGTGCAGCAACAAGGTATCCGCGTCACCAAGGCAGTGAAAAACTTCCTCTTGGTGATCGGTGTGGTCTCGCGTGACGGCAGCATGACCAAGGATGACTTGTCCAACTACATCGTGTCGAACATGCAGGACCCGATCTCGCGGACCGCCGGTGTCGGTGACTTCCAGGTCTTCGGTGCCCAGTACGCGATGCGCATCTGGCTCGATCCGGCCAAGCTGAACAAGTACAACCTGACCCCGTCTGATGTCAGCTCCGCCATCTCGGCGCAGAACGTCCAGGTGTCGTCCGGTCAGCTCGGCGGTTTGCCGGCGCTGCCAGGTCAGCAACTGAACGCGACGATCATCGGCAAGACCCGTCTGCAGACCGCTGAGCAGTTCAAGGCGATTCTGCTGAAGGTCAATCAGGACGGCTCGCAAGTGCGCGTCGGTGATGTCGCCGATGTCGGTCTGGGTGGTGAGAACTCGACCATTTCCGCACAGTTCAACGGCAAACCGTCCTCCGGTCTGGCGGTAAAACTGGCCAACGGCGCCAACGCCCTCGACACCGCCAAAGCCCTGCGCAAGACGATTGACGAACTCAAGCCGTTCTTCCCGCAAGGCATGGAAGTGGTGTTCCCGTACGACACCACCCCGGTGGTGACCGAGTCGATCAAGGGTGTGGTTGAAACCCTGGTCGAAGCGATCGTGCTGGTGTTCCTGGTGATGTTCCTGTTCCTGCAGAACTTCCGCGCTACCGTCATCACCACGATGACTGTGCCGGTGGTATTGCTCGGTACGTTCGGCATCCTCGCGGCATTCGGTTTCAGCATCAACACCCTGACCATGTTCGGCATGGTGTTGGCCATCGGCTTGCTGGTGGACGACGCCATCGTGGTGGTGGAAAACGTCGAGCGGGTGATGAGCGAGGAAGGCTTGTCACCGAAGGAAGCGACCAAGAAGTCCATGGGCCAGATCCAGGGCGCCCTGGTCGGTATCGCGCTGGTGCTGTCGGCGGTATTGCTGCCGATGGCGTTCTTCAGCGGTTCCACCGGTGTGATCTACAAGCAGTTCTCGATCACCATCGTCTCGGCCATGGCCCTGTCGGTACTGGTCGCGCTGATCTTCACCCCGGCGCTGTGCGCAACCATGCTCAAGGCAATTCCGAAAGGCGAGCATGGCACGCCGAAGAAGGGTTTCTTTGGCTGGTTCAACCGCAATTTCGACCGTGGTGTGCAGAGCTACGAGCGCGGTGTCGGCAACATGCTGTCGCGCAAAGCGCCGTACCTGCTCGCCTATCTGCTGATCGTGGTCGGCATGATCTGGCTGTTCACCCGTATTCCAACCGCGTTCCTGCCGGAAGAAGACCAAGGCGTACTGTTCGCCCAGGTGCAAACCCCGGCCGGCTCCAGTGCCGAACGTACCCAAGTCGTGATCGACGAAATGCGTTCCTACCTGCTGGAGAAAGAATCCGGTGCGGTGTCCTCGGTGTTCACCGTTAACGGCTTCAATTTCGCCGGTCGCGGTCAGAGCTCGGGTCTGGCGTTCATCATGCTCAAACCGTGGGACGAGCGTGACGCGAGCAACAGCGTGTTCGCCCTCGCCCAGCGTGCGCAGCAACACTTCTTCAGCTTCCGCGACGCGATGGTGTTTGCTTTCGCCCCGCCAGCGGTACTGGAATTGGGTAACGCCACCGGTTTCGACGTGTTCCTGCAGGACCGTGCCGGTATCGGTCACGAAAAACTGATGGAGGCGCGCAACCAGTTCCTCGGTCTGGCCGCGCAGAGCAAGGTGCTCTATCAGGTGCGTCCGAACGGCTTGAACGACGAGCCGCAATACCACCTGGAAATCGACGATCAGAAGGCCCAGGCCCTCGGCGTGAGCATTGCCGACATCAACAGCACGCTGTCGATCTCCTTCGGTAGTAGCTACGTCAACGACTTCATCGACCGTGGTCGGGTGAAGAAGGTGTACGTGCAAGGTCAGGCCGGTGCTCGCATGAGCCCTGAAGACTTGAAGAAGTGGTACGTGCGCAACAGCGCCGGGACCATGGTGCCGTTCTCCGCGTTCGCCAAGGGCGAGTGGATCTACGGTTCGCCCAAACTGGCGCGTTACAACGGTGTAGAAGCGATGGAGATCCTCGGTTCTCCGGCGCCGGGTTACTCCACCGGTGATGCGATGGCCGAAGTCGAAGCGATTGCCAAGAAGCTGCCGGCGGGTGTCGGTATCTCCTGGACCGGTCTGTCTTATGAGGAACGTCTGTCCGGCTCGCAAGCGCCAGCGCTGTACGCCCTGTCGCTGCTGATGGTGTTCCTGTGTCTGGCGGCGCTGTACGAGAGCTGGTCGATTCCGATCGCGGTTATGCTCGTGGTGCCGCTGGGGATCATCGGTGCGCTGCTGGCCACCAGCCTGCGCGGTCTGTCCAACGACGTGTACTTCCAGGTCGGCCTGTTGACGACCATCGGTCTGGCGGCTAAAAACGCCATTCTGATCGTCGAGTTCGCCAAAGAACTGCATGAGCAAGGGCGCAGCCTGCGGGATGCGGCGATTGAAGCGTGCCGCATGCGTCTGCGACCGATCATCATGACCTCGCTGGCCTTCGTCCTCGGTGTTGTACCGTTGGCGATTTCCACGGGCGCCGGTTCAGGCAGTCAACATGCGATCGGTACGGGCGTGATTGGCGGTATGCTCACGGCCACGATCCTGGCGATCTTCTGGGTCCCACTGTTCTTCGTTACGGTTTCGTCCCTGGGCCAGCGTAAAATCGCTGACGAGGATGAAGCTACTGAAACTCCTAAAGAGGCTGGCCAATGA
- a CDS encoding efflux RND transporter periplasmic adaptor subunit has protein sequence MQFKPAVTALVTAVALASLLSGCKKEEAAPAAPPPQVGVVTLQPQAFTLTSELPGRTSAFRIAEVRPQVNGIILKRLFKEGGDVKAGQQLYQIDPSVYEATLKSAEANLRSTKSISDRYKQLVDEQAVSRQEYDTAVSNRMESEASLQSAQINVRYTKVYAPISGRIGRSSVTEGALVSNGQTDAMATIQQLDPIYVDVTQSSVELLELRRELESGRLQKSGDTAAAVKLTLEDGSQYKLDGKLEFSEVTVDPTTGSVTLRAVFPNPDHTLLPGMFVRAQLQAGVNAAAILAPQQGVTRDLKGTPTALVVGADNKVELRQLKASRTVGSQWLIEDGLKAGDRLITEGLQYVRPGVQVNPTEATNVGNKNPAPAQAADKAAGGKGE, from the coding sequence ATGCAATTCAAGCCAGCTGTTACCGCTCTGGTCACTGCCGTCGCCCTGGCATCGCTGCTCAGCGGATGTAAAAAGGAAGAAGCGGCCCCGGCCGCTCCACCGCCTCAGGTCGGCGTCGTCACCCTGCAACCACAAGCCTTTACCCTCACGTCGGAACTGCCGGGCCGCACCAGTGCGTTCCGCATCGCTGAAGTTCGCCCGCAGGTCAACGGCATCATTCTCAAGCGTCTGTTCAAGGAAGGCGGCGATGTCAAAGCCGGCCAGCAGCTGTATCAGATCGATCCGTCGGTCTATGAAGCGACCCTGAAAAGCGCTGAAGCCAACCTGCGTTCGACCAAGTCGATCTCCGACCGCTACAAGCAACTGGTCGACGAGCAGGCCGTGAGCCGTCAGGAATACGACACCGCCGTGTCCAACCGCATGGAATCGGAAGCTTCGCTGCAGAGCGCGCAGATCAACGTGCGTTACACCAAGGTGTACGCGCCGATCTCCGGCCGCATCGGTCGTTCTTCGGTCACCGAAGGTGCACTGGTCAGCAATGGCCAGACCGACGCGATGGCAACGATCCAGCAACTGGACCCGATCTACGTCGACGTCACCCAGTCCTCGGTTGAACTGCTGGAGCTGCGCCGCGAGCTGGAAAGCGGTCGCCTGCAGAAGTCCGGCGATACCGCCGCAGCGGTCAAACTGACCCTGGAAGACGGCAGCCAGTACAAGCTTGACGGTAAGCTGGAATTCTCCGAAGTCACGGTTGACCCGACTACCGGTTCCGTGACCTTGCGCGCCGTGTTCCCGAACCCGGATCACACCCTGCTGCCAGGCATGTTCGTCCGCGCCCAGTTGCAGGCCGGCGTCAACGCTGCGGCCATTCTGGCGCCGCAACAAGGCGTGACCCGTGACCTCAAAGGCACTCCGACCGCACTGGTCGTCGGCGCCGATAACAAGGTCGAACTGCGTCAGCTCAAGGCCAGCCGCACCGTCGGCAGCCAGTGGCTGATCGAAGACGGCCTGAAGGCCGGCGATCGCTTGATCACCGAAGGCCTGCAGTACGTGCGCCCAGGTGTTCAGGTCAACCCGACCGAAGCCACTAACGTAGGCAACAAGAACCCGGCCCCCGCTCAGGCAGCTGACAAAGCCGCCGGCGGCAAAGGGGAGTAA
- the emhR gene encoding efflux system transcriptional repressor EmhR: MVRRTKEEAQETRSQILEAAEKAFYERGVARTTLADIAALAGVTRGAIYWHFSNKADLVQAMLDSLREPLDELARASESEDELDPLGCMRQLLIHLFHQVALDPKTRRINEILFHKCEFTDEMCDLRQQRRDVSLDCNERIALTLRNAVNRGQLPEDLDTARAAISIHSYIDGLLYGWLLAPDSFELHAEAERWVDTGLDMLRLSPSLRK, encoded by the coding sequence ATGGTCCGTCGTACCAAAGAGGAAGCTCAGGAGACCCGTAGCCAGATTCTGGAAGCGGCAGAGAAAGCCTTTTATGAAAGGGGCGTTGCGCGCACGACCCTGGCGGATATCGCGGCCCTGGCCGGCGTCACGCGCGGTGCCATTTACTGGCATTTCAGCAACAAGGCCGATCTGGTGCAGGCGATGCTCGATTCGTTGCGTGAGCCGCTGGATGAACTGGCCAGAGCCAGCGAAAGTGAAGACGAGCTCGATCCGCTGGGCTGCATGCGCCAACTGCTGATTCATTTGTTTCATCAAGTTGCGCTGGACCCGAAAACCCGGCGTATCAACGAAATTCTGTTTCATAAGTGCGAGTTCACCGATGAAATGTGCGATTTGCGCCAGCAGCGCCGGGACGTCAGTCTCGATTGCAATGAGCGCATCGCTCTGACGTTGCGTAATGCGGTGAATCGCGGCCAGTTGCCGGAAGATCTCGACACTGCCCGCGCGGCCATCAGCATTCACAGCTATATCGATGGCCTTCTGTATGGATGGCTTCTGGCGCCGGACAGCTTTGAGCTACATGCCGAGGCCGAGCGTTGGGTCGATACAGGGTTGGATATGCTGCGCCTGAGCCCCAGCCTGCGCAAATGA
- a CDS encoding alkene reductase: protein MATIFDPIKLGDIELANRIIMAPLTRCRADEGRVPNALMAEYYVQRASAGLILSEATSVTPMGVGYPDTPGIWSNDQVRGWANVTKAIHAAGGKIFLQLWHVGRVSHPSYLNGEAPVAPSAIQPKGHVSLVRPLADYPTPRALETAEIADIVDAYRTGAENAKAAGFDGVEIHGANGYLLDQFLQSSTNQRTDNYGGSLENRARLLLEVTDAAIEVWGAGRVGVHLAPRADSHDMGDDNLAETFTYVARELGKRGIAFICSREKEGADSLGPQLKEAFGGPYIANEKFTKDSANEWLASGKADAVAFGVPFIANPDLPARLKADAPLNDAHPETFYGKGPVGYIDYPAL from the coding sequence ATGGCAACTATTTTCGATCCGATCAAACTCGGCGACATCGAGCTGGCCAACCGCATCATCATGGCCCCATTGACCCGCTGCCGCGCCGACGAAGGTCGCGTGCCAAACGCGTTGATGGCCGAGTACTACGTACAGCGTGCTTCCGCTGGCCTGATCCTCAGCGAAGCCACCTCGGTGACGCCGATGGGCGTTGGCTACCCGGACACCCCGGGCATCTGGTCCAACGATCAAGTGCGCGGCTGGGCCAACGTGACCAAAGCGATTCACGCTGCCGGCGGCAAGATCTTCCTGCAACTGTGGCACGTCGGCCGGGTTTCCCACCCGTCGTACCTCAACGGTGAAGCACCCGTCGCTCCGAGCGCGATCCAGCCGAAAGGTCACGTCAGCCTGGTTCGCCCACTGGCCGACTACCCGACTCCGCGTGCACTGGAAACCGCTGAAATCGCCGACATCGTCGACGCCTACCGCACCGGCGCCGAAAACGCCAAAGCGGCCGGTTTCGATGGCGTGGAAATCCACGGCGCCAACGGTTACCTGCTCGACCAGTTCCTGCAAAGCAGCACCAACCAGCGCACCGACAATTACGGTGGCTCGCTGGAAAACCGTGCGCGCCTGCTGCTGGAAGTGACCGACGCGGCGATCGAAGTCTGGGGCGCCGGCCGTGTCGGTGTGCACCTGGCACCGCGCGCTGACTCCCATGACATGGGCGACGACAACCTGGCGGAAACCTTCACTTACGTGGCTCGTGAGCTGGGCAAACGCGGCATCGCGTTCATCTGCTCCCGTGAGAAAGAAGGTGCCGACAGCCTCGGTCCACAACTGAAAGAAGCTTTCGGTGGCCCGTACATCGCCAACGAAAAATTCACCAAGGACAGCGCCAATGAATGGCTGGCCAGCGGCAAGGCTGACGCTGTGGCGTTCGGCGTGCCGTTCATTGCCAACCCGGATCTGCCGGCTCGTCTGAAGGCTGATGCGCCGCTTAATGATGCGCACCCGGAAACCTTCTACGGCAAAGGCCCGGTCGGTTATATCGACTATCCAGCGCTGTAA
- a CDS encoding MFS transporter, translating into MPLSLLILALSAFAIGTTEFVIMGLLPDVAADLGVSIPGAGWLVTGYALGVAIGAPFMAMATARLPRKAALVALMGIFIVGNLLCAIASDYNVLMFARVITALCHGAFFGIGSVVAANLVPANKRASAVALMFTGLTLANVLGVPLGTALGQQYGWRSTFWAVTVIGVIALIGLIRFLPAKRDEEKLDMRAELSALKGAGIWLSLSMTALFAASVFTLFTYVAPLLGEVTGVSPRGVTWTLMLIGLGLTVGNIIGGKLADKGMAATLIGVFIAMAVVSTVLTWTSVALIPTEITLFLWATACFAAVPALQVNVVTFGKAAPNLVSTLNIGAFNVGNALGAWVGGSVIAHGFGLTSVPLAAAALAVLALLVTLITFRQNGNADLAPATN; encoded by the coding sequence ATGCCCCTCTCGCTACTCATACTCGCCTTGAGCGCCTTCGCCATCGGCACCACCGAATTCGTCATCATGGGCCTGCTGCCCGATGTGGCGGCCGACCTCGGTGTGTCGATCCCCGGCGCCGGCTGGCTAGTGACCGGTTACGCCCTCGGCGTGGCCATCGGTGCGCCGTTCATGGCCATGGCCACCGCCAGACTGCCGCGCAAAGCAGCACTGGTGGCGTTGATGGGCATCTTTATTGTCGGCAACCTGCTCTGCGCCATTGCCAGTGACTACAACGTGCTGATGTTCGCCCGCGTGATTACCGCGCTGTGTCACGGTGCGTTCTTCGGTATCGGTTCGGTAGTGGCGGCCAATCTGGTTCCGGCGAATAAACGCGCTTCGGCAGTGGCCTTGATGTTCACCGGCCTGACCCTGGCCAACGTCCTCGGTGTACCGCTGGGCACTGCGCTGGGCCAGCAATATGGCTGGCGCTCGACCTTCTGGGCGGTGACCGTTATCGGTGTGATTGCGCTGATCGGCCTGATCCGCTTCCTGCCGGCCAAGCGTGACGAAGAAAAACTCGACATGCGTGCCGAACTCTCCGCCCTCAAAGGTGCCGGGATCTGGCTGTCGCTGAGCATGACCGCGCTGTTCGCCGCGTCCGTCTTCACCCTGTTCACCTACGTTGCCCCGCTGCTCGGCGAAGTCACCGGCGTGTCGCCCCGTGGCGTGACCTGGACACTGATGCTGATCGGCCTGGGCCTGACCGTCGGCAACATCATCGGCGGCAAACTCGCCGACAAGGGCATGGCCGCCACGCTGATCGGCGTATTCATCGCCATGGCCGTGGTCTCCACCGTGCTGACCTGGACCAGCGTCGCGCTGATCCCGACCGAAATCACCCTGTTCCTCTGGGCCACCGCGTGTTTCGCCGCCGTACCGGCGCTGCAAGTCAACGTGGTGACCTTCGGCAAAGCTGCACCGAACCTGGTGTCGACCCTGAACATCGGCGCCTTCAACGTCGGTAACGCGCTCGGCGCCTGGGTTGGCGGCAGTGTCATCGCCCACGGCTTCGGCCTGACCAGCGTACCGCTCGCAGCCGCCGCCCTGGCCGTGCTCGCCCTGCTGGTGACCCTGATCACTTTCCGTCAGAACGGCAATGCCGATCTGGCCCCGGCAACTAACTGA
- a CDS encoding ArsR/SmtB family transcription factor, which translates to MNLDLDEIIKALAHPVRRDILNWLKDPKNEFPEQLHNHEYGICAGQIDQRCGLSQSTVSAHLATLQRAGLISSQKAGQWHFFKRNEDVIQAFLSTLSKEL; encoded by the coding sequence ATGAACCTCGACCTCGACGAAATAATAAAAGCCCTGGCGCACCCAGTACGGCGAGACATCCTCAACTGGCTGAAAGACCCGAAGAACGAATTTCCGGAACAGTTGCACAACCACGAGTACGGCATCTGCGCCGGGCAGATCGATCAACGCTGTGGCCTGTCGCAGTCGACCGTGTCTGCGCACCTCGCGACGCTGCAACGCGCCGGTCTGATCAGCAGCCAGAAGGCCGGGCAATGGCACTTTTTCAAACGTAACGAGGACGTGATCCAGGCGTTCCTCAGCACCCTCAGTAAAGAGCTCTGA
- a CDS encoding acyl carrier protein phosphodiesterase, translating to MNYLAHLHLGGQRPGQLLGSLYGDFVKGRLQGQFAPEVEAAIQLHRRIDVFTDRHPLVDIALGRFSDTRRRYAGIVLDVFFDHCLARDWKLYADQPLEVFTADVYRVLTHERQLPERLAKIAPHMVANDWLGSYQQFEVLEQVLRGISRRLTRPEELAGAMEELRRLYEPLSDDFRLFYPQLQDFAQSPHTQKI from the coding sequence ATGAACTATCTCGCACATTTACACCTTGGTGGCCAGCGCCCCGGGCAACTGCTCGGCAGTCTGTATGGCGATTTCGTCAAAGGCCGGCTGCAAGGGCAGTTTGCGCCGGAGGTGGAAGCGGCCATTCAACTGCATCGACGGATTGACGTGTTCACTGACCGTCATCCGCTGGTGGACATCGCGCTGGGGCGGTTTTCCGATACGCGCCGGCGTTATGCCGGGATCGTGCTCGATGTGTTTTTCGATCATTGCCTGGCGCGGGACTGGAAGCTGTATGCCGACCAGCCGCTAGAGGTTTTCACCGCTGATGTGTATCGGGTGCTGACCCACGAACGGCAACTGCCCGAACGGCTGGCGAAGATCGCCCCGCACATGGTCGCCAATGACTGGTTGGGTTCGTATCAGCAGTTTGAAGTGCTGGAGCAGGTGTTGCGCGGGATCTCGCGGCGCTTGACCCGGCCGGAAGAATTGGCGGGGGCGATGGAGGAGTTGCGGCGGTTGTATGAGCCGCTGAGTGACGACTTCCGCCTGTTCTACCCGCAACTCCAGGACTTCGCACAATCCCCCCATACACAGAAAATCTAA
- a CDS encoding lysophospholipid acyltransferase family protein, giving the protein MSRLRVYARIARVLLVVSLGLTMASVFGVFERIGLAHSMERRQRWSRFFMARLSNALPFRVTVHGELPKQPMLWVSNHVSWTDIPLLGMLTPLSFLSKAEVRTWPVAGWLAAKAGSLFIRRGSGDSQLIRKQMTRHLQTDHALLMFPEGTTTDGRSLRTFHGRLLAAAIDSEVMLQPVAIRYLRDGEIDGLAPFIGDDDLLSHLMRLFSNDCGDVEVHLLKPLACQGRERAALAFEAQQAVQKALFGEVAKPAEPRRAGELIAA; this is encoded by the coding sequence ATGAGCCGGTTGCGCGTGTACGCGCGGATCGCGCGGGTGCTGTTGGTGGTTTCGCTGGGTTTGACCATGGCCAGCGTCTTCGGCGTGTTTGAACGGATTGGCCTGGCGCATTCGATGGAGCGGCGTCAGCGCTGGTCGCGCTTCTTCATGGCGCGCCTGAGCAATGCCCTGCCCTTTCGCGTGACGGTTCACGGTGAACTGCCGAAACAGCCGATGCTGTGGGTCAGCAACCACGTTTCATGGACGGACATTCCACTGCTCGGCATGCTCACGCCGCTGTCGTTTTTGTCCAAGGCCGAGGTGCGTACCTGGCCGGTGGCCGGTTGGCTCGCGGCGAAGGCCGGCAGCCTGTTCATCCGTCGCGGTTCGGGCGACAGCCAGTTGATCCGCAAGCAGATGACCCGTCACCTGCAAACCGATCACGCCTTGCTGATGTTCCCGGAAGGCACCACCACCGATGGCCGTTCGCTGCGAACCTTTCATGGTCGCTTGCTGGCGGCGGCGATTGATTCCGAGGTGATGTTGCAACCGGTGGCGATCCGTTACCTGCGCGATGGCGAAATCGATGGGCTGGCACCGTTCATTGGTGACGATGATTTGCTGTCGCACCTGATGCGCCTGTTCAGCAACGATTGCGGCGATGTCGAAGTGCATCTGCTCAAGCCGCTTGCCTGTCAGGGTCGTGAGCGTGCAGCGCTGGCGTTTGAAGCGCAGCAGGCGGTGCAGAAGGCGTTGTTTGGCGAAGTGGCGAAACCGGCTGAACCGCGTCGTGCCGGCGAATTGATTGCCGCCTGA